Proteins encoded by one window of Martelella endophytica:
- a CDS encoding sensor histidine kinase, producing MRDRLRLLFKSTAVRLSAVYIVLFGLCAAVMVFYVMAVSERLVIRQMRESLDREVSMAQATFTSGGIRRLFNVIERRAQQPDANLYVIASEQGDILASNVASLQPGVLNQAGWISTPFRYEGFAETGGGHRAIGYVIELDDGIRLLIGRDLGDPERLHIVVRKALLLALTIMGVGALIIWFAIGRNALKRIDRMSAASGRIMAGDLSQRLPVAGSGDEFDRLSNSLNLMLDRIVRLNEGLRQVSDNIAHDLKTPLTRLRNKAADAAATNDPEVRRASLEGIISESDLLIRTFNALLMISRVEAGSVAAEMSPVSLSAIVEDSAELYGPVAEEAGLALECAIEPGLSINGNRELIGQAIFNLLDNAIKYAVDGDGEKVIRLSLRKTGNEAVFTVADSGPGIPPEQIDEVKKRFVRLDASRSKPGTGLGLSLVDAVTAMHGGVFTLAPAPIAAPPATGLAAILRFPIAESQTRPAR from the coding sequence ATGAGGGATAGGCTTCGCCTGCTTTTCAAGTCGACCGCAGTGCGGCTTTCCGCCGTCTACATCGTGCTGTTCGGTCTCTGCGCTGCGGTCATGGTCTTCTACGTCATGGCCGTCTCGGAACGCCTCGTCATCCGTCAGATGCGCGAATCGCTCGATCGCGAAGTGTCGATGGCGCAGGCGACGTTTACCAGCGGCGGAATACGCCGACTCTTCAACGTGATCGAGCGTCGCGCCCAGCAGCCCGATGCCAATCTCTATGTCATCGCCAGCGAGCAGGGCGATATCCTTGCCAGCAATGTCGCTTCGCTCCAGCCCGGCGTGCTGAATCAGGCCGGCTGGATCAGCACGCCGTTCCGCTATGAGGGGTTTGCCGAGACCGGCGGCGGCCATCGCGCGATCGGCTATGTCATCGAGCTTGACGACGGAATCCGTCTGCTGATCGGTCGTGATCTCGGCGACCCGGAACGATTGCATATCGTCGTCAGGAAGGCCCTGTTGCTGGCCCTCACGATTATGGGAGTCGGCGCGCTCATCATCTGGTTCGCGATCGGTCGCAATGCGCTGAAGCGGATCGACAGGATGTCGGCCGCGAGCGGCAGGATCATGGCCGGCGACCTCAGCCAGAGACTGCCCGTTGCCGGCTCCGGCGATGAATTCGATCGCCTCTCCAATTCGCTGAACCTGATGCTCGACCGCATCGTCCGCCTCAATGAAGGCCTGCGTCAGGTCTCCGACAATATCGCCCACGATCTCAAGACGCCGCTTACGCGATTGCGCAACAAGGCTGCCGATGCGGCTGCGACAAACGATCCGGAGGTGCGCCGCGCCTCGCTCGAAGGCATCATTTCCGAATCGGACTTGCTGATCCGCACCTTCAACGCGCTGTTGATGATATCGCGGGTCGAGGCCGGTTCGGTCGCCGCCGAAATGTCGCCGGTCAGCCTTTCCGCCATTGTCGAGGATAGCGCAGAGCTCTACGGCCCTGTTGCCGAAGAGGCCGGTCTTGCGCTCGAATGCGCAATCGAGCCTGGTCTTTCGATCAACGGCAACCGGGAACTCATCGGACAGGCAATCTTCAATCTCCTCGACAATGCCATCAAATATGCCGTGGACGGTGACGGCGAGAAGGTCATCCGGCTTTCTCTCAGGAAGACCGGAAATGAGGCCGTCTTTACCGTCGCAGACAGCGGACCCGGCATTCCGCCGGAGCAGATCGACGAAGTGAAGAAGCGTTTTGTTCGTCTCGATGCCAGCCGTTCGAAGCCGGGTACGGGGCTCGGCCTGTCGCTGGTCGACGCGGTGACTGCCATGCATGGCGGCGTCTTCACCCTGGCACCTGCGCCGATTGCCGCCCCGCCTGCTACCGGCCTTGCGGCCATTCTCCGTTTTCCCATCGCCGAAAGCCAGACCCGTCCCGCCCGCTGA